In Intestinibacillus sp. Marseille-P6563, a single genomic region encodes these proteins:
- a CDS encoding tyrosine-type recombinase/integrase, whose translation MKNHQLTRPQIQAYAHHLLTEEKSGATIEKYLRDVQAFACWLDNRNISKEMTAAWKAHLVSQNYAPTTINAMLSALNSLLEFLDLQECRVKFLKIQRRLFRDANRELTKDDYRRLLNTAYKLGRERLGLLAETITATGIRVSEVQYITVEAVRQGKAEIALKGKIRTILLPGKLCRKLIKYAKKQKTASGAIFRTRNGKELGRRQIWAELKRLCKYAGVEPEKVFPHNLRHLFATVFYRTCRDIAKLADLLGHSSIETTRIYLVSSGVEHQREIDRLGLVL comes from the coding sequence ATGAAAAATCATCAATTAACACGACCACAAATCCAAGCATATGCCCATCATCTTCTGACGGAAGAAAAGAGTGGTGCAACCATAGAGAAATATCTTCGTGATGTTCAAGCATTTGCCTGCTGGCTCGATAATCGCAACATTAGCAAGGAGATGACCGCAGCGTGGAAAGCCCACCTGGTGTCGCAGAACTATGCCCCGACTACCATCAATGCCATGCTCTCTGCGCTGAATAGCCTGCTGGAATTTCTCGATTTGCAGGAGTGCCGGGTAAAATTTCTCAAGATCCAGCGCCGCTTGTTTCGGGATGCCAATCGTGAGTTAACCAAGGACGACTACCGGCGTCTTCTGAACACGGCCTACAAATTAGGACGGGAACGGTTGGGACTTCTGGCGGAGACCATCACAGCTACCGGTATCCGGGTCAGTGAAGTACAGTATATCACCGTGGAAGCGGTTCGACAGGGTAAGGCAGAGATCGCCCTCAAAGGCAAGATCCGCACCATCCTGCTCCCCGGAAAACTCTGCCGAAAGCTGATAAAGTACGCAAAAAAACAGAAAACCGCTTCCGGCGCGATCTTTCGCACCAGAAACGGAAAGGAACTTGGCCGCCGACAGATTTGGGCGGAACTGAAAAGGCTATGCAAGTACGCCGGCGTGGAACCGGAAAAAGTATTCCCCCATAACCTTCGACACCTGTTTGCTACAGTCTTTTATCGGACCTGTCGGGATATTGCAAAGCTGGCCGACCTGTTGGGTCACAGCAGTATCGAAACCACACGCATCTACCTAGTTTCCTCCGGCGTGGAGCACCAACGGGAGATTGACAGACTGGGACTTGTGTTATAG
- a CDS encoding AraC family transcriptional regulator, which translates to MLVQNEKGVLPGSERFYSKLSNDTLRMLYYVTGCGHYFCEKGYRIDRSGIEQVILMYIEKGNLTVEYDGYHQVAKEGDIVLLDCIHYHYYSTPDYSEFYWIFFQGLNSFEFCDYLIEKNGPVFRTPNNSKIGVFCRHMLSKFSTNQPLIDSEHSRIIHSMLCYLMPNTPASSAEEDLSPARRAVQYIQEHLGEPLQLKDIAQYVDYSPAHLIRLFQKEFQCSPYEYLITMRMDHAKYLLKTTSMPIKSIALEVGYQTESGFTNAFSERIGIAPRQFRELPLG; encoded by the coding sequence ATGTTGGTTCAAAACGAAAAAGGGGTCCTACCCGGCTCCGAACGCTTTTACAGCAAGCTGTCCAACGATACGCTGCGCATGCTTTATTATGTCACCGGCTGCGGCCATTATTTCTGTGAAAAGGGCTACCGCATCGATCGTAGTGGCATCGAACAGGTCATCCTCATGTACATCGAAAAGGGAAACTTGACCGTCGAATACGACGGCTATCACCAAGTTGCCAAGGAGGGCGATATTGTCCTGCTTGATTGTATCCACTACCACTACTACAGCACCCCTGACTATTCCGAATTTTATTGGATTTTCTTCCAAGGACTCAACTCGTTTGAGTTTTGCGATTACCTTATTGAGAAAAATGGGCCGGTTTTCCGTACGCCCAACAACTCTAAAATCGGCGTATTCTGTCGTCACATGCTATCTAAATTCTCCACAAATCAGCCGCTTATCGATTCCGAGCATTCACGTATTATACATAGCATGCTGTGCTATCTCATGCCAAACACCCCGGCATCTTCGGCTGAGGAGGATTTATCCCCCGCTCGGAGGGCTGTGCAGTACATTCAGGAACATCTGGGAGAGCCGCTTCAGCTCAAGGACATTGCTCAGTATGTCGATTACAGCCCAGCCCATCTGATTCGTTTGTTTCAAAAGGAATTCCAGTGTTCGCCCTATGAATACCTGATCACCATGCGCATGGATCATGCCAAATATCTACTCAAGACCACCTCCATGCCGATCAAATCGATCGCCCTGGAGGTCGGTTATCAGACCGAATCAGGCTTTACCAACGCCTTTTCCGAGCGTATTGGCATCGCTCCGCGGCAGTTCCGCGAGCTGCCGCTCGGATGA